One Mycolicibacterium pulveris genomic region harbors:
- a CDS encoding TetR/AcrR family transcriptional regulator, translating to MDARSRLLAVARRRFAAEGTLSATLDQVRREADVSVGALYHHFPDKLSLATAVYAELIGQYQGGFIEMLRAHDTAEGGIRGGVTYHLDWVATHRGEAALLLGDRLDSQQLREANAAFFGSVRDWWRPHQRYGMLQPMRIGISAALWLGPAQEFSRFWISGTEPTMPEDAVRAFADAAWAALRGKESQRKDS from the coding sequence ATGGACGCGCGGAGCCGGTTGCTCGCCGTGGCGCGACGGCGGTTCGCGGCCGAGGGCACCCTGTCGGCCACGCTGGATCAGGTGCGACGCGAGGCCGACGTCAGCGTCGGCGCGCTCTATCACCACTTTCCGGACAAGCTCTCGCTGGCCACCGCTGTCTACGCGGAGTTGATCGGTCAGTACCAGGGCGGGTTCATCGAAATGCTGCGCGCCCACGACACCGCCGAAGGCGGTATCCGCGGCGGGGTGACCTACCACCTGGACTGGGTCGCCACGCACCGGGGCGAAGCAGCGCTGCTGCTCGGAGACCGCCTCGACAGCCAACAATTGCGCGAGGCCAACGCGGCGTTCTTCGGCTCGGTGCGCGACTGGTGGCGTCCCCATCAGCGCTACGGAATGTTGCAACCGATGCGCATCGGCATCTCCGCCGCGCTGTGGTTGGGCCCGGCGCAGGAGTTCAGCCGCTTCTGGATCTCGGGCACCGAGCCGACGATGCCCGAAGATGCGGTCCGCGCCTTTGCCGATGCCGCCTGGGCGGCGTTGCGCGGCAAGGAAAGTCAACGAAAGGATTCGTGA
- a CDS encoding oxygenase MpaB family protein, whose amino-acid sequence MTTANRITIARRTARWDTEPVTAADAMDFWAFAAGAANVIMQLSRPGVGYGVVESKVDSGNLLKHPWKRARTTFQYLAVAVLGKPEDRAAFQEAVNESHRHVKSTSDSPVRYNAFDRDLQMWVAACLFVGLEDTYQLLRGEMTPEQAEQFYRSAWTLGTTLQVSEDQWPPTRAGFDDYWNEACRQVQIDDRVRDYLLEMLNLRMINPLLGLPFRPLLKFLTAGFLAPVFRDAMGIKWSDFRQRQFERLFLLVAFANRFLPVFIRQGGSYILLADVRRRVRQHRALV is encoded by the coding sequence ATGACGACCGCCAATCGCATCACCATCGCCAGACGCACCGCGCGCTGGGACACCGAACCGGTCACCGCCGCCGACGCGATGGACTTCTGGGCGTTCGCCGCGGGGGCTGCCAACGTGATCATGCAGCTCTCACGGCCGGGGGTGGGATACGGCGTCGTCGAGAGCAAGGTCGACTCCGGAAACCTGCTGAAACATCCGTGGAAGCGGGCCAGAACGACGTTTCAGTACCTGGCGGTCGCGGTGCTCGGAAAACCGGAGGACCGTGCGGCGTTCCAGGAGGCGGTCAACGAGTCACACCGGCACGTCAAGTCCACCTCCGACAGCCCGGTGCGCTACAACGCGTTCGACCGTGATCTTCAAATGTGGGTGGCGGCATGCCTTTTCGTCGGGCTGGAAGACACCTACCAACTGCTGCGCGGCGAGATGACGCCCGAACAGGCCGAGCAGTTCTACCGATCCGCATGGACGCTGGGCACCACGCTGCAGGTCAGCGAGGATCAATGGCCGCCCACCCGCGCGGGATTCGACGACTACTGGAACGAGGCGTGCCGGCAGGTACAGATCGACGACCGGGTCCGTGACTATCTGCTCGAGATGCTGAACCTGCGGATGATCAATCCGCTGCTGGGCCTTCCGTTCCGGCCGCTGTTGAAGTTCCTCACCGCCGGTTTCCTCGCACCGGTCTTTCGGGACGCGATGGGCATCAAGTGGAGCGACTTTCGGCAGCGCCAGTTCGAACGGCTGTTTCTGCTCGTCGCGTTCGCCAACCGGTTCCTGCCGGTGTTCATCCGCCAGGGCGGCAGCTACATCCTGCTCGCCGACGTCCGCCGTCGGGTCCGACAGCACCGCGCGCTGGTGTGA
- a CDS encoding SOS response-associated peptidase, whose protein sequence is MCGRFAVTTDPALLAEKIKAIDETTAAQKDAAGPNYNVAPTTTISAVVKRHTDPDDEAMRRIRSMRWGLVPPWVKAAKDGGPETKGPLLINARADKVTTSPAFRNSAKNKRCLVPMDGWYEWRPNGELASGKKAPKTPFYMYGADGEPLFMAGLWSTWRPRDESAGSSSAAPLLSCTIITTDAAGPLAEIHDRMPLSISKSDWDRWLDPDAPIDEGLLRGHGDLDRIEIRQVSRLVNSIRNNGPELIEPAEPEPEQATLL, encoded by the coding sequence ATGTGCGGACGATTCGCGGTGACCACAGATCCGGCGCTGCTGGCCGAGAAGATCAAGGCGATCGACGAGACCACGGCGGCCCAAAAAGACGCCGCCGGGCCCAACTACAACGTCGCGCCGACGACCACGATCAGCGCGGTGGTCAAGCGCCACACCGACCCCGACGACGAGGCGATGCGCCGGATCCGGTCGATGCGCTGGGGGCTGGTGCCGCCGTGGGTCAAGGCGGCGAAGGACGGCGGCCCGGAGACCAAGGGTCCGCTGCTGATCAACGCGCGCGCCGACAAGGTGACGACGTCGCCGGCGTTTCGGAACTCGGCGAAAAACAAGCGCTGCCTGGTACCGATGGACGGCTGGTACGAATGGCGGCCCAACGGCGAGCTGGCGTCGGGCAAGAAGGCGCCGAAGACGCCGTTCTACATGTACGGCGCCGACGGGGAGCCGTTGTTCATGGCGGGGTTGTGGTCGACGTGGCGGCCGCGCGACGAGTCCGCGGGTTCGTCCTCGGCCGCGCCGCTGCTGAGCTGCACGATCATCACCACCGACGCTGCCGGGCCGCTGGCCGAGATCCATGACCGCATGCCGCTGAGCATCAGCAAGAGCGACTGGGATCGGTGGCTGGATCCCGATGCCCCGATCGACGAGGGCCTGCTGCGTGGGCACGGGGACCTGGACCGGATCGAAATTCGTCAGGTCTCCCGGCTGGTCAACAGCATCCGCAACAACGGCCCGGAGCTGATCGAGCCGGCCGAGCCCGAACCCGAGCAGGCCACGCTGCTGTAG
- the aroA gene encoding 3-phosphoshikimate 1-carboxyvinyltransferase, which yields MAVSTWQAPSTSSPVHATVAVPGSKSLTNRALILAALATRQGSSTIRGALRSRDTDLMIAALQALGVTIEGTNDELTVSGAIDPREGARIDCGLAGTVLRFVPPVAALGTATITFDGDAQARVRPIAPLLDALRGLGVQIDGDGLPFSVRGTGAVAGGTVRIDASASSQFVSGLLLCGAAFTEGVTVVHTGETVPSAPHVAMTVTMLRSAGVDVDDGEPNRWRVSPGAVAARRWVIEPDLSNAVPFLAAAVVSGGTVRITGWPRDSIQPADTIIRILEKLGSVVQHSDSHLEVRGPQTFDGIDIDLNEVGELTPAVAALAALASEGSVSRLRGVAHLRGHETDRLAALSAEINGLGGQCEETPDGLVITARPLRGGLWRSYADHRMATAGAIVGLRVPGVRVEDIETTSKTLPDFPKLWADMMSGQALDAGTGA from the coding sequence ATAGCCGTGAGCACCTGGCAGGCACCCTCGACGTCGAGTCCCGTGCATGCCACCGTCGCCGTGCCGGGTTCGAAATCACTGACCAACCGGGCGCTGATCCTCGCGGCGCTGGCGACACGTCAGGGCTCGTCGACCATCCGCGGCGCGCTGCGCAGCCGTGACACCGACCTGATGATCGCTGCGCTGCAGGCGCTGGGCGTCACGATCGAGGGCACCAACGACGAGTTGACCGTCAGCGGCGCCATCGACCCACGCGAGGGCGCCCGCATCGACTGCGGCCTGGCGGGCACCGTGCTGCGCTTCGTCCCCCCGGTCGCCGCGCTGGGCACCGCGACGATCACCTTCGACGGTGACGCGCAGGCGCGCGTCCGCCCGATCGCTCCGCTGCTCGACGCGCTGCGCGGTCTCGGCGTGCAGATCGACGGCGACGGGCTGCCGTTCTCGGTGCGCGGCACCGGAGCGGTGGCCGGCGGCACGGTGCGGATCGACGCGTCGGCGTCGTCGCAGTTCGTCTCGGGGCTGTTGTTGTGCGGGGCGGCGTTCACCGAGGGTGTGACGGTCGTGCACACCGGTGAGACGGTGCCGTCGGCGCCGCATGTGGCGATGACGGTGACGATGCTGCGTTCTGCCGGGGTCGACGTCGACGACGGCGAGCCCAACCGGTGGCGGGTGTCCCCCGGCGCGGTCGCGGCGCGGCGCTGGGTGATCGAGCCCGACCTGTCCAACGCCGTGCCGTTTCTGGCGGCGGCGGTGGTCAGCGGCGGAACGGTGCGCATCACCGGGTGGCCGCGGGACAGCATCCAGCCCGCAGACACGATCATCAGGATTCTCGAGAAGCTGGGTTCGGTTGTACAGCACAGCGATTCGCACCTGGAGGTACGGGGTCCGCAGACGTTCGACGGCATCGACATCGACCTCAACGAAGTCGGCGAACTGACGCCGGCGGTGGCCGCGTTGGCGGCGCTGGCATCGGAAGGGTCGGTGTCGCGCCTTCGCGGTGTCGCACACCTGCGCGGTCACGAAACCGATCGGCTCGCGGCGCTTTCGGCGGAGATCAACGGCCTGGGCGGGCAGTGCGAGGAGACGCCGGACGGGCTGGTGATCACAGCTCGGCCGTTGCGCGGTGGGCTGTGGCGGTCCTATGCCGACCACCGGATGGCAACGGCCGGCGCCATCGTCGGGCTGCGGGTACCGGGCGTGCGGGTCGAGGACATCGAGACGACGTCGAAGACGTTGCCGGACTTCCCGAAACTGTGGGCCGACATGATGTCCGGTCAGGCACTGGATGCCGGGACGGGCGCTTGA
- the rsgA gene encoding ribosome small subunit-dependent GTPase A, with the protein MIHREYDESDVRVRPGRGSRPRTKIRPDHADAQEAMVVTVDRGRWGCALGGDPNRRVTAMRARELGRTPIVVGDQVGVVGDLSGKPDTLARIVRRGERRTVLRRTADDTDPTERVIVANADQLLIVVALADPPPRTGLVERALIAAYAGGVTPILCLTKTDLAPPEPFAAQFADLDLTVVTAGRGDPLDDVEALLVDKVTVLLGHSGVGKSTLVNRLVPEAERATAEVTHIGRGRHTSTQSVALPLSRGGWVIDTPGIRSFGLAHIEPDDVVLAFSDLAEAVKECPRGCGHMGPPADPECALDTLSGPAAGRAAAARRLLAVLRER; encoded by the coding sequence TTGATCCATCGCGAGTACGACGAGTCCGACGTGCGGGTACGACCCGGTCGGGGCTCGCGACCGCGAACCAAGATCCGACCCGACCACGCCGACGCGCAGGAGGCGATGGTGGTGACGGTCGACCGCGGGCGCTGGGGTTGCGCGCTCGGCGGTGATCCGAACCGGCGCGTCACCGCGATGCGCGCCCGTGAACTCGGCCGCACCCCGATCGTCGTCGGCGACCAGGTCGGGGTCGTCGGCGATCTGTCGGGCAAGCCGGACACCCTGGCGCGCATCGTGCGTCGCGGAGAACGCCGAACGGTGTTGCGGCGCACCGCAGATGACACCGATCCCACCGAGCGTGTCATCGTCGCCAACGCGGATCAGCTGTTGATCGTGGTGGCGCTGGCCGACCCCCCGCCGCGCACCGGCCTGGTCGAACGCGCGCTCATCGCCGCCTATGCCGGCGGTGTGACGCCGATCCTGTGTCTGACCAAAACGGATCTGGCCCCACCGGAACCGTTCGCGGCGCAGTTCGCGGACCTCGACCTCACCGTGGTGACCGCCGGACGAGGCGACCCCCTCGACGACGTCGAGGCGCTGCTGGTCGACAAGGTGACGGTGCTGCTCGGACACTCCGGCGTCGGAAAGTCGACCCTGGTGAATCGCCTTGTGCCCGAGGCGGAACGGGCGACCGCCGAAGTGACCCACATCGGCAGGGGACGGCACACGTCGACCCAGTCGGTGGCGCTGCCGCTCAGCCGTGGCGGGTGGGTGATCGACACGCCGGGCATCCGCTCGTTCGGGCTTGCCCACATCGAGCCCGACGACGTGGTGCTGGCGTTCTCGGATCTGGCCGAGGCGGTCAAGGAGTGTCCGCGCGGCTGCGGTCACATGGGCCCGCCCGCGGACCCGGAGTGCGCGCTGGACACCTTGTCGGGACCGGCGGCCGGGCGGGCCGCGGCGGCTCGACGACTTCTTGCGGTCCTGCGCGAGAGATGA
- a CDS encoding class I SAM-dependent methyltransferase gives MTEPDFLQRTRHGYDLTAKPYAENFHEHLHDKPLDRAMLAGFAGLVDRGGVIADVGCGTGATTRMLTDHGLDAVGIDLSPNMIAEARRRNPGLPFHVGSMTSLDFDDHQVHGVCAWYSVIHIPDELLAHVFTEFRRVLCPNGWLLLAFQVGEQPRELSEMFGEHVSLTFYRRQPDAVALLLEEIGFMPYAGLVREPNDDGFESTPHAFLMAQNCG, from the coding sequence GTGACCGAACCGGATTTCCTGCAACGCACGCGTCACGGTTACGACCTGACCGCCAAGCCGTACGCCGAGAACTTTCACGAGCATCTCCACGACAAGCCGCTCGACCGCGCGATGCTCGCCGGCTTCGCCGGGCTGGTCGACCGCGGCGGCGTCATTGCGGACGTAGGATGCGGCACCGGCGCCACCACCCGAATGCTCACCGACCACGGCTTGGATGCGGTGGGTATCGACCTGTCGCCCAACATGATTGCCGAGGCCCGACGGCGCAATCCCGGTCTGCCGTTTCACGTCGGTTCGATGACGAGCCTGGACTTCGACGACCATCAGGTGCACGGCGTCTGTGCGTGGTACTCGGTGATCCACATACCCGACGAGCTGTTGGCCCATGTCTTCACCGAGTTTCGCCGGGTGCTGTGCCCGAACGGCTGGCTGTTGCTCGCATTCCAAGTGGGCGAACAACCTCGCGAGCTCAGCGAGATGTTCGGCGAGCATGTGTCGTTGACGTTTTATCGCAGACAGCCCGACGCCGTCGCACTCCTGTTGGAGGAAATCGGCTTCATGCCCTACGCCGGTTTGGTGCGCGAACCCAACGACGACGGCTTCGAATCCACCCCACACGCGTTCCTGATGGCGCAGAACTGCGGGTGA
- a CDS encoding fatty acid desaturase family protein: MAITDVPEFAHLTDADIESLAFELDAIRRDIEDSRGERDARYIRRTIAAQRTLEIAGRVILAASSRRSAWWAGTVTLGVAKIIENMEIGHNVMHGQWDWMNDPEIHSSTWEWDMSGAAKHWRFTHNFMHHKYTNILGMDDDVGYGLLRVTRDQKWKPHNVFNLFFNTMLATLFEWGVALQHLEIGKIAKGRDDRKATMKRLREFGVKAGNQVVKDYVAYPAVTSLSPGATFKSTLKANAVANIIRNVWSNAVIFCGHFPDGAEKFTKTDMAGESKGQWYLRQMLGSANFENGPVLRFMSGNLCHQIEHHLYPDLPSNRLHEISIRVRQICDKYDLPYTTGSFLVQYGKAWRTIAKLSLPDKYLRDTADDAPETRSERMFAELEPAQRRGLKSSIAAVRARRRERRLAASVRV, translated from the coding sequence ATGGCGATCACCGACGTACCGGAGTTCGCGCATCTGACCGATGCCGACATCGAGAGCTTGGCCTTTGAGCTCGACGCGATCCGTAGAGACATCGAAGACTCCCGCGGCGAGCGCGATGCGCGCTACATCCGGCGCACCATTGCCGCGCAGCGCACCCTCGAGATCGCGGGCCGGGTCATTCTGGCCGCCAGTTCGCGCCGATCGGCGTGGTGGGCAGGCACCGTGACGCTCGGCGTGGCCAAGATCATCGAGAACATGGAGATCGGCCACAACGTCATGCACGGCCAATGGGATTGGATGAACGATCCCGAGATCCATTCCTCGACCTGGGAATGGGATATGAGCGGGGCCGCCAAGCACTGGCGGTTCACCCATAACTTCATGCACCACAAGTACACGAACATCCTCGGCATGGATGACGACGTGGGCTACGGTCTGCTCCGGGTGACCCGCGACCAGAAGTGGAAGCCGCACAACGTTTTCAACCTGTTCTTCAACACGATGCTGGCGACGTTGTTCGAGTGGGGCGTGGCGCTGCAGCACCTGGAGATCGGCAAGATCGCCAAGGGCCGCGACGACCGCAAAGCCACGATGAAACGGCTGCGGGAGTTCGGCGTCAAGGCAGGCAACCAGGTAGTCAAGGACTATGTCGCGTATCCAGCGGTGACGTCGCTGTCGCCGGGTGCGACTTTCAAGTCGACGCTGAAGGCCAACGCCGTTGCGAACATCATCCGCAACGTGTGGTCCAATGCGGTGATCTTCTGCGGCCATTTCCCCGACGGCGCAGAGAAATTCACCAAGACGGACATGGCGGGCGAGAGCAAGGGCCAGTGGTACCTGAGGCAGATGCTCGGCAGCGCCAACTTCGAGAACGGTCCGGTGCTGCGGTTCATGAGCGGCAACCTGTGTCACCAGATCGAGCATCACCTGTATCCGGATCTGCCGAGCAACCGGCTCCACGAGATCTCGATCCGGGTGCGCCAGATCTGCGACAAGTACGACTTGCCGTACACCACGGGCTCTTTCCTGGTCCAGTACGGCAAGGCGTGGCGCACCATCGCGAAACTGTCGTTGCCGGACAAGTACCTGCGTGACACCGCTGACGACGCACCCGAGACGCGTAGCGAGCGGATGTTCGCGGAACTGGAACCGGCCCAGCGTCGGGGGCTGAAGTCCTCGATCGCCGCCGTCAGGGCTCGCCGTCGCGAAAGGCGCCTCGCCGCGAGCGTGCGCGTCTGA
- a CDS encoding ferredoxin reductase, with product MAKNYVKVSANVADTVRPTVAGAERHPVLHALRTVAARVTFPLLPDDYLQLANPLWSARELRGRVVGVRRETVDSATLVIKPGWGFSFDYEPGQYIGIGVLVEGRWRWRSYSLTSSPVAAKKTITITVKAMPEGFLSTHLVSGVAPGTIVRLAAPQGNFVMPDPAPPKVLFLTGGSGITPVMSMLRTLVRRDQITDIVHLHSAPTESDVLFATELEKLGAAHAGYSLRLRATRKQGRLDLSRLADEVPDWQDRQTWACGPEGMLDEAARVWDAAGVGSRLHLERFAVSKGQVHGQGGTVEFARSGKSVTVDAATPLMEAGEQVGIRMPFGCRMGICQSCVVGLLDGHVRDLRSGVEHEPGSRVQTCISAASGDCVLDV from the coding sequence GTGGCCAAGAACTACGTCAAAGTCTCGGCCAACGTCGCCGACACCGTCCGACCGACTGTCGCGGGTGCTGAACGGCATCCGGTCCTGCATGCACTGCGCACGGTTGCCGCGCGGGTTACCTTTCCGCTGCTGCCCGACGACTATCTTCAGCTCGCCAACCCGCTGTGGTCAGCGCGAGAGCTGCGGGGTCGGGTGGTCGGGGTACGCCGGGAGACCGTCGACTCGGCGACTTTGGTCATCAAGCCCGGATGGGGCTTCTCCTTCGACTACGAACCGGGCCAGTACATCGGCATCGGGGTCCTGGTCGAGGGCCGCTGGCGGTGGCGGTCCTACTCGTTGACGTCGAGTCCGGTTGCCGCGAAGAAGACGATCACGATCACGGTCAAAGCCATGCCCGAGGGGTTTCTGTCGACCCATCTGGTCAGCGGAGTAGCGCCTGGCACGATCGTGCGACTGGCCGCGCCGCAGGGCAATTTCGTCATGCCCGACCCCGCCCCGCCCAAAGTGCTGTTCCTCACCGGAGGCTCGGGCATCACCCCCGTGATGTCGATGCTGCGCACGCTGGTGCGTCGCGACCAGATCACCGATATCGTCCACTTGCATTCGGCGCCAACGGAATCAGACGTGCTGTTCGCGACCGAGCTGGAGAAGTTGGGCGCCGCGCACGCCGGCTACTCGCTGCGGCTGCGCGCCACCCGAAAGCAGGGGCGCCTGGATCTGTCGCGGCTGGCCGACGAGGTTCCCGACTGGCAGGACCGCCAGACGTGGGCCTGTGGGCCCGAGGGGATGCTGGACGAGGCAGCGCGGGTCTGGGACGCCGCCGGGGTGGGCTCGCGCCTGCATCTCGAGCGTTTCGCGGTGTCGAAGGGTCAGGTGCACGGGCAGGGCGGCACGGTGGAGTTCGCCCGCAGCGGCAAGTCGGTCACCGTCGACGCCGCGACGCCGTTGATGGAGGCCGGCGAGCAGGTGGGTATCCGGATGCCGTTCGGCTGCCGGATGGGCATCTGCCAGTCCTGTGTGGTCGGTCTGCTCGACGGGCACGTGCGGGACCTGCGTTCGGGCGTCGAACACGAACCGGGTAGCCGGGTGCAGACCTGCATCTCGGCGGCATCGGGAGATTGTGTGCTCGATGTCTAG
- a CDS encoding DUF6912 family protein → MRVYVPATIAMLQRLVADQMLHARNGTAFAVTPTLREAYSEGDDDELAEVALREAALASLRLLGGENEGDLPPRRAVLVADVEEATARPDLDDAVVRLAGPVALADVVAAYVDNADAEDAVRAAIEAVDAADLGDEDADLVVGDAQDHDLAWYASQELPFLLELL, encoded by the coding sequence GTGCGTGTCTACGTCCCGGCGACCATCGCCATGTTGCAGCGGCTCGTCGCTGACCAAATGCTGCACGCCCGCAACGGAACTGCGTTCGCGGTGACACCCACGCTCCGGGAGGCGTACTCCGAGGGCGACGACGACGAACTCGCCGAGGTGGCGCTGCGGGAAGCTGCGCTGGCGTCGCTGCGGCTGCTCGGCGGGGAGAACGAGGGTGATCTTCCGCCGCGACGGGCGGTGTTGGTCGCCGACGTCGAAGAGGCCACCGCCCGTCCCGACCTCGACGACGCGGTGGTGCGGTTGGCAGGCCCGGTGGCGCTGGCCGACGTGGTCGCCGCCTACGTCGACAACGCCGACGCGGAGGACGCCGTGCGCGCGGCGATCGAGGCCGTCGACGCCGCCGACCTCGGCGACGAAGACGCCGATCTCGTCGTCGGCGACGCCCAGGACCACGACCTGGCCTGGTATGCATCGCAGGAGCTGCCGTTCCTGCTCGAGCTGCTGTAG
- a CDS encoding BCCT family transporter, with amino-acid sequence MTTSPERSKPAERVGAPLRSPTDEVVPHPVLDVPVEGAAYRRSRGVDWVVFGVTAVIAVSFLLWGFLNTQSLATASDNALSWVMNNTGWLFVLTASGFVLFVLWIAVSRYGNIPLGRDDEEPEFRTVSWIAMMFSAGMGIGLMFFGVSEPLSHFVTPPPGTGPPGNPEAVQNAMATTLFHWTLHPWAIYAVVGLAIAYGVYRKGRLQLISAAFEPLLGSRANGGWGKLIDMLAIFATLFGSAASLGLGALQIRSGLQIVSGIGEIGNAVLIIIIAILTCGFVLSAVSGVAKGIQWLSNINMVLALFLAAFLFVVGPTVFILNLVPTSVGSYLQDLAMMSARTGAEGAEVNAWLQSWTVFYWAWWISWTPFVGMFIARISRGRTIRQFVAGVLFVPSVVSLIWFCVLGGAAISQQQSGVDLAGEGSLEEQLFSTLEQFPWATAISILVMALVAIFFVSGADAASVVMGSLSERGTIKPTRPTVIFWGVATGAVAAVMLLVGGADALNGLQSITIIAAVPFVVVMVGLAVALVKDLRKDPMMVRQRYAMEAVNDAVISGVTQHGDDFVIAVQKDPSADKG; translated from the coding sequence ATGACGACAAGTCCAGAACGAAGCAAACCCGCTGAGCGTGTCGGCGCGCCCCTGAGGTCGCCGACCGACGAAGTGGTGCCGCACCCGGTGCTCGACGTGCCCGTCGAGGGCGCGGCCTACCGGCGCTCGCGGGGGGTGGACTGGGTCGTCTTCGGCGTCACCGCCGTCATCGCGGTCAGCTTTTTGCTGTGGGGCTTCCTCAACACGCAATCGTTGGCCACCGCATCCGACAACGCCCTGAGTTGGGTGATGAACAACACCGGCTGGTTGTTCGTGCTCACCGCGTCGGGGTTCGTGCTGTTCGTGTTGTGGATCGCGGTCAGCCGGTACGGCAACATCCCGCTCGGCCGCGACGACGAAGAGCCGGAATTCCGCACGGTGTCGTGGATCGCGATGATGTTCAGCGCCGGGATGGGTATCGGCCTGATGTTCTTCGGCGTCAGCGAACCGCTGTCGCACTTCGTGACGCCGCCGCCCGGCACCGGCCCGCCGGGCAACCCCGAGGCCGTGCAGAACGCGATGGCCACCACGCTGTTCCACTGGACACTGCACCCGTGGGCCATCTACGCGGTGGTCGGTCTGGCGATCGCCTATGGCGTCTACCGCAAGGGCCGGCTGCAGCTGATCAGCGCGGCGTTCGAACCCCTGCTCGGGTCGCGGGCCAACGGCGGGTGGGGCAAGTTGATCGACATGCTGGCGATCTTCGCCACGCTGTTCGGCTCGGCTGCCTCGCTCGGACTGGGTGCGCTGCAGATCCGCAGCGGTCTGCAGATCGTCAGCGGGATCGGCGAAATCGGCAACGCCGTGCTGATCATCATCATCGCGATCCTGACCTGTGGGTTTGTTCTGTCCGCGGTTTCGGGTGTGGCCAAAGGCATTCAGTGGCTGTCCAACATCAACATGGTGTTGGCTCTCTTCTTGGCGGCGTTTCTGTTCGTCGTCGGCCCGACCGTGTTCATCTTGAACCTGGTGCCCACCTCGGTCGGCAGCTATCTGCAGGACCTGGCGATGATGTCGGCGCGCACCGGCGCCGAGGGCGCCGAAGTGAACGCTTGGCTGCAGTCGTGGACGGTCTTCTACTGGGCGTGGTGGATCTCCTGGACGCCGTTCGTCGGCATGTTCATCGCCCGGATCTCCCGTGGGCGCACCATTCGGCAGTTCGTCGCCGGCGTGCTGTTCGTGCCGAGCGTGGTGTCGCTGATCTGGTTCTGCGTGCTGGGCGGTGCCGCGATCAGCCAGCAGCAATCGGGGGTCGACCTGGCCGGGGAGGGCAGCCTGGAAGAGCAGCTGTTCAGCACCCTCGAGCAGTTCCCGTGGGCGACGGCGATCAGCATCCTGGTGATGGCATTGGTGGCGATCTTCTTCGTCTCCGGGGCCGACGCCGCCTCGGTCGTGATGGGCTCGCTGTCCGAGCGGGGCACGATCAAACCGACCCGGCCCACGGTCATCTTCTGGGGTGTCGCGACCGGCGCGGTCGCGGCGGTGATGCTGCTGGTCGGTGGCGCCGACGCCCTCAACGGGCTGCAGTCGATCACGATCATCGCGGCGGTGCCGTTCGTGGTGGTGATGGTCGGGCTGGCCGTCGCGCTGGTCAAGGATCTGCGCAAGGATCCGATGATGGTGCGTCAGCGCTACGCCATGGAAGCGGTCAACGACGCCGTGATCAGCGGCGTCACCCAGCACGGCGACGATTTCGTCATCGCGGTGCAGAAGGACCCGTCGGCCGACAAGGGATAA